TTCCGTACAACGAGTGGACCGGCACCCCGATCTTCCGGTCGCGCCCGCCGCGCGCGGCGGCCATGTACTGGATGTCCCCGCGGACGCCGTGTTCCGGGCCGAAGAGGGCGGCAAGCCGGACGCCCCGCGCCTCGTGGAACAGGTCCGCGGCGTGACGCAGGCGCCGGTCCACCGACGCAGGGTTGCAGATGAGCCCCACGGCGCGCCCCCGCAGGGGGGCGAAGCGCTTCTCGACGAGCACGTCGAGGCCGGTCCGGACCCTCTCCGTGCGACGCCCGGCGATCGGGC
The nucleotide sequence above comes from Deltaproteobacteria bacterium. Encoded proteins:
- a CDS encoding DUF1343 domain-containing protein; this encodes MGDAGPIAGRRTERVRTGLDVLVEKRFAPLRGRAVGLICNPASVDRRLRHAADLFHEARGVRLAALFGPEHGVRGDIQYMAAARGGRDRKIGVPVHSLYG